From Nonomuraea helvata, a single genomic window includes:
- the sdhB gene encoding succinate dehydrogenase iron-sulfur subunit, whose translation MTETKETATRTIRMEVARYRPGEDDEPVFQGYDVPLMPDWAVLDGLNHIKDQLDGSLSYRWSCRMGVCGSCGMTVNGEPRLTCGTFLTEYGEGPIRIEPLKGFPVIRDLVVDIDGFLAKLSSTRPWLVREGEELPLTTEYAQTPEQLDAYKQYSMCINCLLCYSACPVYVLDPDFLGPAAIALAQRYNLDSRDMGDRFDVLNQEDAVWGCTFVGECTRVCPKHVDPAEAIQRYKLTAALRSVLPWSRR comes from the coding sequence GTGACTGAGACCAAGGAAACGGCTACGCGGACGATCAGGATGGAGGTCGCCCGCTACCGGCCCGGCGAGGACGACGAGCCGGTGTTCCAGGGGTACGACGTGCCGCTCATGCCTGACTGGGCGGTGCTCGACGGGCTCAACCACATCAAGGACCAGCTCGACGGCAGCCTGTCGTACCGCTGGTCGTGCCGGATGGGCGTGTGCGGCTCCTGCGGCATGACCGTCAACGGCGAGCCCAGGCTGACCTGCGGCACCTTCCTCACCGAGTACGGCGAGGGCCCGATCAGGATCGAGCCGCTGAAAGGCTTCCCGGTGATCAGGGACCTGGTCGTGGACATCGACGGGTTCCTCGCCAAGCTGTCGTCCACGCGGCCGTGGCTGGTCAGAGAGGGCGAGGAGCTGCCGCTGACCACCGAGTACGCCCAGACGCCCGAGCAGCTGGACGCGTACAAGCAGTACAGCATGTGCATCAACTGCCTGCTCTGCTACTCGGCCTGCCCCGTCTACGTGCTCGACCCCGACTTCCTCGGCCCGGCCGCCATCGCGCTCGCCCAGCGCTACAACCTGGACTCGCGCGACATGGGCGACCGGTTCGACGTGCTGAACCAGGAGGACGCCGTGTGGGGGTGCACGTTCGTCGGCGAGTGCACGCGGGTCTGCCCCAAGCACGTGGACCCGGCCGAGGCCATCCAGCGCTACAAGCTGACCGCCGCCCTGCGCTCCGTCCTGCCGTGGAGCAGGCGATGA
- the frdA gene encoding fumarate reductase (quinol) flavoprotein subunit, translating to MIDVLIVGGGGAGLRAAIAVAEAVKAGGPPLAVAVVSKVYPMRSHTVSAEGGAAGVIGIGDTLDEHCYDTISGGDWLCDQDAVEAFVAEAPKELIQLEHWGCPWSRESDGRVAVRPFGGMKKMRTWYAADKTGFHLLHTLFQTSLKYQDVIRYDEWYVTKLVVDDGRVHGVVAVEIRTGRIETIAARTVILATGGCGRVFPFTTNAAIKTGDGMALAYRAGAPLKDMEFVQYHPTGLPFTGILITEAARAEGGWLINKDGYRYLQDYDLGKPTPTPKLRSMELGPRDRLSQAFVHEQQLGRTVDTPYGPVVYLDLRHLGEDKIDARIPFVRELCRSYQNLDPATDLIPVRPVVHYMMGGVHTDIDGATPIAGLFAAGETACVSINGANRLGSNSLPECLVFGRRAGIAAAEFARSHRDGEAAAVRTQGDDERRRLERGREGSSTGERIADLREEMQHTLEGAAGIYRTGDVLTKAVDTLAELRERAEEVRIDDTSTAFNTELINLQELHTMLEVAQTIVACALNRQESRGAHQRTDYPARDDDAYLAHSLVHRAPDGTPSVGLLPVTITRWPPGERVYGRD from the coding sequence ATGATCGATGTGCTCATCGTCGGAGGAGGCGGAGCGGGCCTGCGGGCGGCCATCGCGGTCGCCGAGGCTGTCAAAGCCGGGGGCCCTCCGCTCGCAGTGGCGGTCGTCTCGAAGGTCTACCCGATGCGCAGCCACACGGTCTCCGCCGAAGGCGGCGCCGCCGGGGTGATCGGCATCGGCGACACGCTCGACGAGCACTGCTACGACACGATCTCCGGCGGTGACTGGCTCTGCGACCAGGACGCGGTCGAGGCGTTCGTGGCCGAGGCACCCAAGGAGCTGATCCAGCTCGAGCACTGGGGCTGCCCCTGGAGCCGGGAGAGCGACGGCCGCGTCGCGGTCCGCCCGTTCGGCGGCATGAAGAAGATGCGCACCTGGTACGCCGCCGACAAGACGGGCTTCCATCTCCTGCACACCCTGTTCCAGACATCCCTGAAATATCAGGACGTCATCAGGTACGACGAGTGGTACGTCACCAAGCTCGTCGTCGACGACGGCCGCGTCCACGGCGTCGTGGCCGTCGAGATCAGGACCGGCCGCATCGAGACCATCGCGGCCAGGACCGTCATCCTGGCCACCGGCGGGTGCGGCCGCGTCTTCCCCTTCACCACGAACGCCGCCATCAAGACCGGCGACGGCATGGCCCTGGCCTACCGGGCGGGAGCGCCGCTCAAGGACATGGAGTTCGTCCAGTACCACCCGACCGGCCTGCCGTTCACCGGCATCCTCATCACCGAGGCGGCCAGGGCGGAGGGCGGCTGGCTGATCAACAAGGACGGCTACCGCTACCTGCAGGACTACGACCTCGGCAAGCCCACGCCCACGCCCAAGCTGCGCAGCATGGAGCTGGGCCCGCGCGACCGGCTCTCCCAGGCGTTCGTGCACGAGCAGCAGCTGGGCCGCACCGTGGACACGCCGTACGGGCCGGTCGTCTACCTCGACCTGCGCCACCTGGGCGAGGACAAGATCGACGCCCGCATCCCGTTCGTGCGCGAGCTCTGCAGGAGCTACCAGAACCTCGACCCGGCCACCGACCTCATCCCGGTACGCCCGGTCGTGCACTACATGATGGGCGGCGTCCACACCGACATCGACGGCGCCACCCCGATCGCCGGGCTGTTCGCGGCGGGGGAGACCGCCTGCGTGAGCATCAACGGCGCCAACCGGCTCGGCTCCAACTCGCTGCCGGAGTGCCTGGTCTTCGGCCGCCGCGCGGGCATCGCGGCCGCCGAGTTCGCGAGGTCGCACCGGGACGGCGAGGCGGCGGCCGTACGGACCCAGGGGGACGACGAGCGGCGGCGGTTGGAACGCGGGCGGGAGGGCAGCAGCACCGGTGAGCGGATCGCCGACCTGCGCGAGGAGATGCAGCACACGCTGGAGGGGGCGGCCGGTATCTACCGCACGGGCGACGTGCTCACCAAGGCCGTCGACACGCTCGCGGAGCTGCGCGAGCGCGCCGAGGAGGTGCGGATCGACGACACGAGCACCGCGTTCAACACCGAGCTGATCAACCTGCAGGAGCTGCACACGATGCTGGAGGTCGCGCAGACGATCGTGGCCTGCGCGCTGAACAGGCAGGAGTCGCGCGGCGCGCACCAGCGCACCGACTACCCCGCCAGGGACGACGACGCCTACCTCGCGCACTCGCTGGTGCACCGCGCGCCCGACGGCACCCCGTCCGTCGGGCTGCTGCCCGTGACGATCACCCGCTGGCCTCCGGGAGAAAGGGTGTACGGCCGTGACTGA
- a CDS encoding immune inhibitor A domain-containing protein — protein MPSTKRLLAAFPAVALLGAALSVPTAQAASAADYEPTAADYYINYAPPAVEKDPQEPSVNDGKQRSLTPAQKFDRKFTSGNPAAGRILAARENQAIKTGRNPAEWIFKNSKQTRTAKLLTILVEFNDQANDDFSGFNRLRTVNSAPDDCVVEPAGTLKNGPLHNNIPDPATLPHKDNNSFWVKDFSTEHFNKMLYTDKGITERVRPDLKDPRDGKAGIDISGYTMKKMYEEMSKGAYSVTGSAVGWIKVPHSEAYYGAAKCGGAPQDMSGHPDNPLGAQQLPIDVVQSLAKAQPNFPWADYDLEDTSDADGDGNFNEPDGVVDHLVLVHAGKDKSSDGGAQGTYAIWAHSSAVAGGYKIPGSDKKISNYIVQPEDSGVGVFAHEYGHDLGLPDLYDTSGAASSAVDFWDLMSSGSHSGPIFQSMPAHMGLWDKWVLGWANPKTFNAGDAARLVTVGQSSRTPRLTEDGVRVNVPSAPVKMIDPHSGSNAWWSGLDQDWANLTLTRDLPVPAGTDLKLWMWNNYVIEQDWDFGFVEVSTDGGQTWAQQKVFDEAGNEVSTPDDYPDPNKNLKTFGDKKYGLTGDSGGWRHDYVNLTPFAGKTVKLRLTYNTDAAFEERGWHADDFQLTNGATAVWSDDVEGGDNGWKATGGTFTNTSGQGWTRNNGEREISRFYLAEWRNFDGFDNGLKYTYDTDYSRDGAWKVQKLAYNAPGLLVWYRDSTFTNNNLSNNLRLPPSLGPKGSLLVVDSHFEPLRRTGTAAEKDPTLQKNLQGRVQSSNAAFGFGKTYPFKECIEAADEPFSAYCTDLPAQKGVPAFTDAKTWYPGLEVINGSLYYRDFDASVVVPSKGDQAYTTRVVHQDGTPATELYGQVVAGSKLGTGNPGDEGKALGVQFKLVSPLPGNLGAIVQVVPPKK, from the coding sequence GTGCCCAGCACGAAGCGCTTATTAGCAGCTTTCCCGGCGGTCGCCCTTCTCGGCGCCGCCCTGTCCGTGCCTACGGCTCAAGCGGCGTCAGCCGCCGACTACGAGCCCACGGCCGCGGACTACTACATCAATTACGCTCCGCCCGCGGTCGAGAAGGACCCGCAGGAGCCCTCGGTCAACGACGGCAAGCAGCGCTCGCTGACCCCGGCGCAGAAGTTCGACAGGAAGTTCACCAGCGGGAATCCGGCAGCCGGTCGCATTCTCGCCGCCCGCGAGAACCAGGCCATCAAGACCGGCCGCAACCCCGCTGAATGGATTTTCAAGAACTCCAAGCAGACCCGCACGGCCAAACTCCTGACGATCCTCGTCGAGTTCAACGACCAGGCCAACGACGACTTCTCGGGCTTCAACCGGCTGCGCACCGTCAACAGCGCACCCGACGACTGCGTGGTCGAGCCGGCCGGGACGCTCAAGAACGGTCCCCTGCACAACAACATCCCCGACCCGGCCACGCTGCCGCACAAGGACAACAACTCCTTCTGGGTCAAGGACTTCAGCACCGAGCACTTCAACAAGATGCTCTACACCGACAAGGGCATCACCGAGCGCGTGCGCCCCGACCTGAAGGACCCGCGCGACGGCAAGGCCGGCATCGACATCTCCGGCTACACGATGAAGAAGATGTACGAGGAGATGTCCAAGGGCGCCTACTCCGTCACCGGGTCGGCGGTCGGCTGGATCAAGGTCCCGCACTCCGAGGCCTACTACGGCGCGGCGAAGTGCGGCGGCGCTCCCCAGGACATGTCCGGCCACCCGGACAACCCGCTCGGCGCCCAGCAGCTGCCCATCGACGTCGTGCAGTCGCTGGCCAAGGCCCAGCCGAACTTCCCGTGGGCCGACTACGACCTCGAGGACACCTCCGACGCCGACGGCGACGGCAACTTCAACGAGCCCGACGGCGTGGTCGACCACCTGGTGCTGGTCCACGCCGGCAAGGACAAGTCATCCGACGGCGGCGCCCAGGGCACGTACGCGATCTGGGCCCACTCCAGCGCGGTCGCCGGCGGCTACAAGATCCCCGGCAGTGACAAGAAGATCTCCAACTACATCGTGCAGCCCGAGGACTCCGGCGTCGGCGTCTTCGCCCACGAGTACGGCCACGACCTGGGCCTGCCCGACCTGTACGACACCTCGGGCGCGGCCAGCTCGGCCGTGGACTTCTGGGACCTCATGTCCAGCGGCTCCCACTCCGGCCCCATCTTCCAGTCGATGCCGGCCCACATGGGCCTGTGGGACAAGTGGGTGCTCGGCTGGGCGAACCCGAAGACGTTCAACGCGGGCGACGCCGCCAGGCTCGTCACGGTCGGCCAGTCCTCGCGCACGCCCAGGCTCACCGAGGACGGCGTCCGGGTGAACGTGCCCTCCGCCCCGGTGAAGATGATCGACCCCCACAGCGGCTCGAACGCCTGGTGGAGCGGCCTGGACCAGGACTGGGCCAACCTCACGCTGACGCGCGACCTGCCCGTCCCCGCCGGGACCGATCTCAAGTTGTGGATGTGGAACAACTACGTGATCGAGCAGGACTGGGACTTCGGCTTCGTCGAGGTCTCGACCGACGGCGGCCAGACCTGGGCCCAGCAGAAGGTCTTCGACGAGGCCGGGAACGAGGTCAGCACGCCTGACGACTACCCGGACCCGAACAAGAACCTCAAGACCTTCGGCGACAAGAAGTACGGCCTCACCGGTGACAGCGGCGGCTGGCGGCACGACTACGTCAACCTGACGCCGTTCGCCGGGAAGACGGTCAAGCTGCGGCTGACGTACAACACCGACGCCGCCTTCGAGGAGCGCGGCTGGCACGCCGACGACTTCCAGCTCACCAACGGCGCCACGGCCGTGTGGAGCGACGACGTCGAGGGCGGCGACAACGGCTGGAAGGCCACTGGTGGCACCTTCACCAACACCAGCGGCCAGGGCTGGACCCGCAACAACGGCGAGCGCGAGATCTCCCGGTTCTACCTGGCCGAGTGGCGTAACTTCGACGGCTTCGACAACGGTCTGAAGTACACCTACGACACCGACTACTCCCGTGACGGGGCGTGGAAGGTGCAGAAGCTGGCCTACAACGCGCCGGGCCTGCTGGTGTGGTACCGCGACTCGACGTTCACCAACAACAACCTCTCCAACAACCTGCGGCTCCCGCCGAGCCTCGGCCCCAAGGGCAGCCTGCTGGTCGTGGACTCGCACTTCGAACCGCTGCGCCGCACCGGGACCGCGGCCGAGAAGGACCCGACGCTGCAGAAGAACCTGCAGGGGCGCGTCCAGTCGTCCAACGCCGCGTTCGGGTTCGGCAAGACGTACCCGTTCAAGGAGTGCATCGAGGCGGCGGACGAGCCGTTCAGCGCGTACTGCACGGACCTGCCCGCGCAGAAGGGCGTCCCGGCCTTCACCGACGCCAAGACCTGGTACCCGGGCCTCGAGGTCATCAACGGCAGTCTCTACTACCGTGACTTCGACGCCTCGGTGGTCGTGCCGTCGAAGGGCGACCAGGCGTACACCACCCGCGTGGTGCACCAGGACGGCACCCCCGCCACGGAGCTGTACGGCCAGGTGGTCGCCGGCTCGAAGCTCGGCACCGGCAACCCCGGTGACGAGGGCAAGGCGCTGGGCGTGCAGTTCAAGCTGGTGAGTCCGCTGCCGGGCAACCTGGGCGCCATCGTCCAGGTCGTCCCGCCGAAGAAGTAG
- a CDS encoding diacylglycerol/lipid kinase family protein produces the protein MSELRTKDEHTEAIRRDRKVAVVVNTRSRRGRRHYFEVIEQIHNLGFEPLAELSVYNPKRLRELLDTALGTKPDLLIVGGGDGTLSSAVRHVAHRDVALGVLPLGTTNNFARSLGLPLDLAGAIRVFATGKVADIDLGMADDRPFANLASFGVSVEVAGRVKPWLKRIVGRPAYPLTALTILPGHTPFRAYITVEGQRHELLTHQLNIANGRFHGGWQVARDISIDNGQLVAYQLGSGKKLRLLGETLIRATTGRWRSLAGGPFVVGREMLLETDPPMAADVDGEVRLRTPIRLRVVPNGVRVMVPDSFEDR, from the coding sequence ATGAGCGAATTGCGCACCAAGGACGAGCACACCGAGGCGATCCGGAGGGATCGCAAGGTGGCAGTGGTGGTCAACACTCGCTCGCGCCGGGGCCGCCGCCACTACTTCGAGGTCATCGAGCAGATCCACAACCTCGGGTTCGAGCCGCTGGCTGAGCTGTCGGTCTACAACCCCAAGCGGCTGCGCGAGCTGCTTGACACGGCCCTGGGCACCAAGCCCGACCTGCTCATCGTGGGCGGCGGCGACGGCACCCTCTCCTCGGCGGTGCGCCACGTGGCACACCGCGACGTGGCGCTCGGCGTGCTGCCGCTCGGCACCACCAACAACTTCGCCAGAAGCCTCGGCCTCCCGCTCGACCTGGCCGGGGCGATCAGGGTGTTCGCCACCGGCAAGGTGGCCGACATCGACCTCGGCATGGCCGACGACCGGCCGTTCGCCAACCTCGCCAGCTTCGGCGTCTCCGTCGAGGTGGCGGGCAGGGTCAAGCCGTGGCTCAAGCGCATCGTGGGGCGTCCCGCCTACCCGCTGACCGCGCTGACCATCCTGCCGGGGCACACGCCGTTCCGCGCGTACATCACCGTGGAGGGGCAGCGCCACGAGCTGCTCACTCACCAGCTCAACATCGCCAACGGCCGCTTCCACGGCGGCTGGCAGGTGGCCAGGGACATCAGCATCGACAACGGCCAGCTGGTCGCCTACCAGCTCGGCTCGGGCAAGAAGCTGCGGCTGCTCGGGGAGACCCTGATCAGGGCGACCACCGGGCGGTGGCGCAGCCTCGCCGGCGGGCCGTTCGTGGTGGGGCGCGAGATGCTGCTGGAGACCGACCCGCCGATGGCGGCGGACGTGGACGGCGAGGTACGGCTGCGCACGCCGATCCGGCTCCGGGTGGTGCCCAACGGCGTGCGCGTGATGGTGCCCGACTCCTTCGAGGACCGCTGA
- the frdD gene encoding fumarate reductase subunit FrdD yields the protein MRRTLEPYLWLLFSGGGVVAALLLPVLVLLFGVLMPLGVVDWPTAEHLRALADNVLVRLALLAVVVLCLFHAAHRIRFTSEELLGIARFDLVIAVICYGGAVVGAITAGLILF from the coding sequence ATGAGACGCACCCTGGAGCCGTACCTGTGGCTGCTCTTCAGCGGTGGGGGAGTGGTGGCGGCGCTCCTGCTGCCGGTGCTCGTGCTGCTCTTCGGGGTGCTCATGCCGCTCGGCGTGGTGGACTGGCCGACGGCCGAGCACCTGCGCGCGCTGGCCGACAACGTGCTGGTGCGGCTCGCGCTCCTGGCGGTCGTCGTGCTCTGTCTTTTCCACGCCGCGCACCGCATCCGGTTCACCAGCGAGGAACTGCTCGGCATCGCCAGGTTCGACCTGGTTATAGCGGTGATCTGCTACGGGGGCGCGGTCGTGGGCGCGATAACGGCCGGGCTAATACTGTTCTGA
- a CDS encoding FAD-binding oxidoreductase: MRSIDALVSSLPEARVVTDPDVIDSYARDRTFLEPGKPLGVVLAASREDVVTTMKWATEHRVPVVPRGGGTGLAGASVAGDGSVILSLARMNAIRELSPADEIAVVEPGVITADLDKAAREHGLMYAPDPSSYEISTIGGNLATNAGGLRCVKYGVTRDSALGLEVVLADGRVMDTGRRTMKGVTGYDLTGLFVGSEGTLGVITAATVRLRRAPAAPPATFAAEFGSLRDAGAAVSAIMAAGCQPSLMELLDRATLEAFDDWRNIGLEPATQAMLIGQSDATDSQAAVERMERLCMENGASFVAVSSSPQEAEELIALRRLAYQAKERLGACLVEDVCVPRSVLPDMITAIEATAARHDVKICTVAHAGDGNLHPVFIFDRGTVEPPAEVWAAADEIFTHALALGGTLTGEHGVGLLKRRWLALESGPVVTEIQQGIKAVFDPLGILNPGKAIWPDTSGTLTNP, translated from the coding sequence GTGAGATCGATTGACGCATTGGTGAGCTCTCTGCCCGAAGCCCGCGTCGTCACCGACCCGGACGTGATCGACTCCTATGCCCGCGACCGTACGTTCCTGGAGCCCGGCAAGCCGCTCGGCGTGGTGCTGGCCGCCTCCCGCGAGGACGTGGTGACGACGATGAAGTGGGCCACCGAGCACCGGGTGCCGGTCGTGCCGCGCGGCGGGGGCACCGGCCTGGCGGGCGCGTCCGTCGCCGGTGACGGGTCGGTCATCCTCTCGCTGGCCAGGATGAACGCGATCAGGGAGCTCTCCCCCGCCGACGAGATCGCCGTCGTCGAGCCGGGCGTCATCACCGCCGACCTGGACAAGGCCGCCAGGGAGCACGGGCTCATGTACGCGCCCGACCCGTCGTCGTACGAGATCTCCACGATCGGCGGCAACCTGGCCACGAACGCGGGCGGGCTGCGGTGCGTGAAGTACGGCGTGACCAGGGACTCGGCGCTGGGCCTCGAGGTCGTGCTGGCGGACGGCCGCGTCATGGACACCGGCCGGCGCACGATGAAGGGCGTCACGGGCTACGACCTGACCGGGCTCTTCGTCGGCTCGGAAGGCACGCTGGGCGTCATCACGGCGGCCACCGTGCGCCTGCGCCGGGCGCCCGCCGCGCCGCCGGCCACGTTCGCCGCCGAGTTCGGCTCGCTCAGGGACGCGGGCGCGGCCGTCTCGGCGATCATGGCGGCGGGCTGCCAGCCCTCGCTCATGGAGCTGCTCGACCGGGCCACTCTCGAGGCCTTCGACGACTGGCGCAACATCGGGCTGGAGCCGGCCACGCAGGCCATGCTGATCGGCCAGTCCGACGCCACCGACAGCCAGGCCGCGGTCGAGCGCATGGAGCGGCTCTGCATGGAGAACGGCGCCTCGTTCGTGGCGGTCTCCTCCAGCCCGCAGGAGGCCGAGGAGCTGATCGCGCTGCGCCGGCTGGCGTACCAGGCCAAGGAGCGGCTCGGGGCCTGCCTGGTGGAGGACGTGTGCGTGCCGCGGTCCGTACTGCCCGACATGATCACCGCCATCGAGGCGACGGCCGCCCGGCACGACGTGAAGATCTGCACGGTCGCGCACGCCGGCGACGGGAACCTGCACCCCGTCTTCATCTTCGACCGCGGGACCGTGGAGCCGCCCGCGGAGGTGTGGGCGGCGGCGGACGAGATCTTCACGCACGCGCTCGCGCTCGGGGGCACGCTGACCGGGGAGCACGGCGTGGGCCTGCTCAAACGGCGCTGGCTGGCGCTGGAGTCCGGCCCGGTGGTCACGGAGATTCAGCAGGGCATCAAGGCGGTCTTCGACCCTCTGGGCATCCTCAATCCCGGCAAGGCGATCTGGCCGGACACCTCGGGCACCTTGACCAACCCGTGA
- the ctaD gene encoding cytochrome c oxidase subunit I: protein MTTVRETSFEQVRRRRTGTVIASWMSTTDHKVIGYLYLITSFGFFLVAGAMAMFIRAELVAPGMQLVSQQQYNQLFTIHGTVMLLLFATPLFAGFANVVMPLQIGAPDVAFPRLNAVAYWLFLFGGLMVVAGFLTPGGAADFGWFAYTPLSTAMYSPQMGGDLWIMGLALSGLGTILGAVNFITTIIGMRAPGMTMFRMPLFTWNVLLTSMLVLMAFPVLAAALLVLEADRKLGTQVFDSANGGPMLWQHLFWFFGHPEVYIIALPFFGIISEVVPVFSRKPLFGYLGLVGATIAIAGLSMTVWAHHMFATGQVLLPFFSFMTFLIAVPTGVKFFNWIGTMWRGHLSFQTPMLFAVGFLVTFLLGGLTGIILASPPLDFHISDTYFVVAHFHYVVFGTVVFAMFSGFYFWWPKMTGRMLDDRLGKVHFWTLFIGFHTTFLVQHWLGQLGMPRRYADYSPADGFTTLNEISSAGAFLLGASTLPFLYNVWKTARHAPKVTLDDPWGYCNSLEWATSCPPPRHNFTSMPPIRSERPAFDLHYPREQAERPPVVEREEAPEVEPDRTAEEDLD from the coding sequence GTGACGACTGTTCGGGAGACCTCGTTCGAACAGGTCAGGCGCCGCCGCACCGGGACCGTCATCGCCTCCTGGATGTCGACGACCGATCACAAGGTCATCGGGTACCTCTACCTGATCACCTCGTTCGGGTTCTTCCTCGTGGCGGGCGCCATGGCCATGTTCATCAGGGCCGAGCTCGTCGCCCCCGGGATGCAGCTGGTCAGCCAGCAGCAGTACAACCAGCTCTTCACCATCCACGGCACGGTGATGCTGCTGCTGTTCGCCACGCCGCTGTTCGCGGGGTTCGCCAACGTGGTCATGCCGCTGCAGATCGGCGCGCCGGACGTCGCCTTCCCGCGGCTGAACGCGGTGGCGTACTGGCTGTTCCTGTTCGGCGGGCTGATGGTGGTCGCGGGGTTCCTCACGCCGGGCGGGGCGGCCGACTTCGGCTGGTTCGCCTACACGCCGCTGTCGACGGCCATGTACTCGCCGCAGATGGGCGGAGACCTGTGGATCATGGGCCTGGCCCTGTCCGGTCTGGGCACGATCCTCGGCGCGGTCAACTTCATCACCACGATCATCGGCATGCGGGCGCCCGGCATGACGATGTTCAGGATGCCGCTGTTCACCTGGAACGTGCTGCTGACCAGCATGCTCGTGCTGATGGCGTTCCCCGTGCTCGCGGCGGCGCTGCTCGTGCTGGAGGCGGACCGCAAGCTCGGCACCCAGGTGTTCGACTCGGCCAACGGGGGCCCGATGCTCTGGCAGCACCTGTTCTGGTTCTTCGGGCATCCCGAGGTCTACATCATCGCGCTGCCGTTCTTCGGGATCATCTCCGAGGTGGTCCCGGTGTTCAGCCGCAAGCCGCTCTTCGGCTACCTGGGGCTGGTCGGCGCGACCATCGCCATCGCCGGGCTGTCGATGACCGTGTGGGCGCACCACATGTTCGCGACGGGCCAGGTGCTGCTGCCCTTCTTCTCGTTCATGACGTTCCTCATCGCGGTGCCGACCGGGGTGAAGTTCTTCAACTGGATCGGCACCATGTGGCGGGGCCATCTGAGCTTCCAGACGCCGATGCTCTTCGCGGTCGGGTTCCTGGTGACGTTCCTGCTCGGCGGGCTCACCGGGATCATCCTGGCCTCGCCGCCGCTCGACTTCCACATCAGCGACACGTACTTCGTGGTCGCCCACTTCCACTACGTCGTCTTCGGCACGGTCGTGTTCGCCATGTTCTCCGGTTTCTACTTCTGGTGGCCGAAGATGACCGGCAGGATGCTCGACGACCGCCTCGGCAAGGTGCACTTCTGGACGCTGTTCATCGGCTTCCACACCACGTTCCTGGTGCAGCACTGGCTCGGCCAGCTGGGCATGCCCAGGCGGTACGCCGACTACAGCCCGGCCGACGGGTTCACGACGCTCAACGAGATCTCCTCCGCCGGGGCGTTCCTCCTCGGGGCCTCGACGCTGCCGTTCCTCTACAACGTCTGGAAGACGGCCAGACACGCGCCCAAGGTCACGCTCGACGATCCCTGGGGCTACTGCAACTCCCTCGAGTGGGCCACCTCGTGCCCGCCGCCGCGCCACAACTTCACCAGCATGCCGCCGATCCGCTCCGAGCGGCCCGCCTTCGACCTGCACTATCCCCGTGAGCAGGCCGAGCGGCCACCCGTCGTGGAGCGGGAGGAGGCCCCCGAGGTCGAGCCGGACAGGACCGCCGAGGAAGACCTCGACTGA
- a CDS encoding aminotransferase class I/II-fold pyridoxal phosphate-dependent enzyme, producing MTAQADYSALVQRGLSLDLTRGKPSPRQLDLSNDLLKLPASYRAADGTDGRNYGNLQGLAELRELFAPLVQVPAERLVVGGNSSLALMHDTIVHALLTPVPGATRRWVEEPEITFLCPVPGYDRHFTITERFGIKMVPVPMNADGPDMDVVERLVAADASVKGIWCVPKYSNPSGVTYSDETVRRLAAMPTAAPDFRIFWDNAYAVHHLTDTPDELADLPALAAEHGNADRVFVYASTSKVTLAGSGVSFFGSSPANVEWFLHNTSKQSIGPDKINQLRHIEFLRDPAGVAAHMKRHAELIGPKFELVDKVLTERLGDLGTWTSPKGGYFISLEVPHAAEVVAKAKAAGIALTPAGATHPYGKDPDNRTIRLAPTFPELDELEQAIEGLAVCVRLVAEEGLISGRCP from the coding sequence GTGACCGCTCAGGCTGACTACTCCGCCCTCGTCCAGCGAGGGCTCTCGCTCGACCTCACCAGGGGCAAGCCGTCGCCGCGCCAGCTCGATCTCTCCAACGACCTGCTCAAGCTGCCCGCGTCGTACCGGGCGGCCGACGGGACGGACGGCCGCAACTACGGCAACCTGCAGGGCCTGGCCGAGCTGCGCGAGCTGTTCGCCCCGCTGGTGCAGGTGCCCGCCGAGCGGCTCGTCGTCGGAGGCAACTCCAGCCTGGCCCTGATGCACGACACGATCGTGCACGCGCTGCTCACCCCGGTGCCGGGCGCCACGCGGCGGTGGGTGGAGGAGCCGGAGATCACGTTCCTGTGCCCCGTTCCCGGATATGACCGGCACTTCACGATCACCGAGCGGTTCGGGATCAAGATGGTGCCCGTCCCGATGAACGCCGACGGCCCCGACATGGACGTGGTCGAGCGCCTGGTGGCCGCCGACGCGAGCGTCAAGGGCATCTGGTGCGTGCCGAAGTACAGCAACCCGTCCGGCGTCACCTACAGCGACGAGACGGTGCGCAGGCTGGCCGCCATGCCGACCGCCGCCCCCGACTTCCGGATCTTCTGGGACAACGCCTACGCGGTGCACCACCTCACGGACACCCCGGACGAGCTGGCCGACCTGCCGGCGCTCGCCGCCGAGCACGGCAACGCCGACCGCGTGTTCGTCTACGCCTCCACCTCCAAGGTGACGCTGGCGGGCTCCGGCGTGTCGTTCTTCGGCTCCTCGCCGGCGAACGTCGAGTGGTTCCTGCACAACACCTCCAAGCAGTCCATCGGCCCGGACAAGATCAACCAGCTCCGTCACATCGAGTTCCTGCGTGACCCGGCGGGCGTGGCCGCCCACATGAAGCGGCACGCGGAGCTGATCGGACCGAAGTTCGAGCTGGTCGACAAGGTGCTGACCGAGCGGCTCGGCGACCTCGGCACCTGGACGAGCCCCAAGGGCGGCTACTTCATCAGCCTGGAGGTGCCGCACGCCGCCGAGGTGGTGGCCAAGGCGAAGGCCGCGGGCATCGCGCTGACGCCCGCGGGCGCGACGCACCCGTACGGCAAGGACCCCGACAACCGCACGATCAGGCTCGCGCCCACCTTCCCCGAGCTGGACGAGCTGGAGCAGGCCATCGAGGGCCTGGCCGTCTGCGTCCGCCTGGTGGCGGAGGAAGGGCTGATCAGCGGCCGTTGCCCCTGA